AAAGAGAGGTGTATCTTCAAAGccacttgttttaaaatagttagtttgaaggaaaaacaacatttctttaaatttttttaaacataaaggAAAAGTTCCTTGAATGCACTTCAATTTCTGCAAAGTTGCAGACGGATGCCAAAATGTTTAGGGAACGCCTATGTCTCATAGACATATGCCTCTTtgtagaagggaaaaaaaaggtcagaaaaaaTCCTCTTACCTTGTatcttttgccttgcctcagaTGTATATTTGTTTTGAGAAGCTGCAAACAGTTTTATTGTTAACTTATTAAGAAACACAACATATTTTAATATGGCTAGAGAAGCAAAAAGGTACTTAATCAGTGTTTCTTGTATACGCCTATACATTTCCCTCTCCATGAGACATAATTATATATGTCAATTGTGAAACAGAACCTATATTATAAAGatatttttgctttacctaGCTGAAAgaatggcattttattttagcaaactATAAATCAATGCGGTGCATTGATTATTTTCCACGCAattctttcctgcatttttgcTATGATATATTGAAAACAATTACCACTAATGCAGTATTATCCTGACATACCTCTTTCATTGCAAATGTTTTAAAGGAGAATTCTTTTCTTGTGTGTATTCCAGCTTTCCTTAGGTTTCTTTGCATTTAGGCACTAGCATCCTAAGATTGTACACTTTTAGCCATTTGATATTTCCCAAAACATAtagtattttctcttcttttctttttctactccCATGTAAAATATGGTATTGAGAATTTTTCAAAAGTCCTGGCGGTAGTATCAGTTTCATATGCCAGGTTTTTCTTGGATTACAGTAATATGTAAGTTAAGTGATGCTGGGACACTGGATATTTTCTGGCCTTGTTGAAAAGTTAGCACCTTTTTGGGTTAATTATGAAGGATTTggtttttctgtaaaaatcgAGTTATGTTTTGtcatgtttctgtatttataaacGTACAGTAAATCTGCTAAAAATGTAGGTATTTATCTTGAATGTGTTTCCtgatggtttgtttttaaaaaaaaaaaagaaagaaagaatgtgtAGGAAATGTGGGAGTTGGTAAATTTAATTATTAccaaattttaatatttttctcccctcacaAACATTGACCTACAGAGTTCATAGTCTAACTGCAACTTATTCCTAATGTTAAAACTGTTTCTCAGCATGAGATGTTTCTGCAAGTATAGAAAATCAACATACTTTACTACCAAACTCAAttttcaatacaaaaaaaaaaaaattgtaataatcCTTCATCTTGATCATTTGTATCATATGCTTGGTAACTCAGTGATGCGGTTTCCTGAATTATTTCAGGGAGCACATGTTTCTATTCAAATTGAAAAATATGTGTAACTATGATAACGAAGGGAGGTGGAGGGTATGACTGTAAACTTGTCGTCTTCTAGAGAAATAAGTAAGGGCTAGATAGATTAACCCAGATTGCAGATCAAATGCTAAATAGTCTGAGTTCCCAATACTTCCATAGATCCTCCTGCCTTGTACAGGACTATTTGTTGTAGGTTATGTACTACTTAATACTGTCATAAAAATGATCTggaaatggttttattttgtgaagtgAAATATGCTTTGTAATTTATGATAGtgtaaatggaaggaaaaatccCATTAAATGTGTTAAAGAGTTCTGGTGTCTGCCATTCTGACCACATGGCAAGCTGCCAAATGAAAATCAATTGCTAATTACCATCCTGACATTGCTGGAAACTTTCCTACTTGGAAAACTTAGAACAGTTTTACTGAATGTCAGCAGTTTCAGATTGGTACTTGGGCGCCCATAGTACCACAGCCAAGCCTATGCACACTTTACTTTCTGCGACCATCCTGAATCACCTCTGCGTAAAACTTCAAGCAAGCAACAAATCACAGTATCAATCCAATCAACTGCCAAGAATCAATGCCATCAGAGCACTTTTCCACTCCCTTCAATGCAGACATTTGACTAACaatgattttctttattttttctggtcAGTTCAgtaatgagctttttttttaaggcaggaACGGTATTTTAGTAcgattttttatttttgcaggaaGACAAACAGTCCATTCTAATTCTGTGTCTTCTTTTCCCTATACCATGAGCAAACTGGTAGCTTTGACATGTCTCGCAGTCTGGGGTCTTCAACGCATGCCCCGTCCTAAGGATTCGATGACAGTACAAAGCAGTGTGTTTAGAAATACCCATGCATAGTGTCTTTGGAGGGCAGAAGTTTCTAATCTGCTGAACGGAGGGAAGAGTATGATTCCGCATCTTAAAACACAAATATCTAATGAATTGTCCATGTTTGTCTCGGCTAACTGATGGCCAGTGTCCTCAGGGGCGTGCTGAGTGTGGAGGTGAAAGGACCCTGTCCCCTCCATGCTTCCTTAGTGCTGCTCACACGTCATCTCTTATGTCAGACTTACTGTGGCCATCACTGCTGCacctggggctgagcagcaaCTCTGAGATCCGATCGCCTCTGTTCCAAATTCACCATTCAAGGAAATCAACAGCCAGCAGacttttctctgcaaaactgattgctaaagcagaagaaaaaacacgTAGCTCTGTAATGCAAGCCTATACTCCAGTACACAGAAAAAATGTGTCTGACTGGTTCTTCCCTTTGCTTCAAAGCATTCAACAGAGTGTGATGACGTATCTCACATGAGGCACTCCTAGAGGGTAGTAAGAGTCATTTGAAAGATGCTCCAGGAGTCTGTGTTTGAGCTGATGTAACTTCCCTGCTAGCTCCTTTTATCTCAAGTGGAATGCAGCTCTGCTCCTTGGAAGCAGGTGAGATACTTGTGTTTGGCTGCACTGGAGCCTGTGTGCAACTGGACGTTCGGCAGGAACCTTGTTCCCCTCCAGCTACTGGAGAAGGCCTTTGGTGGAGTGCTGCAGGTGAGACAGCAGTCCCCTACTGCTGGCATCCACCCGTGCTTCCCATCTGCCATTCAGCTAGCCCCATCTTCTGGTATGATGGGTGCAACTCTGTACCCCCTTACAGCTCGTCCTTGGAGCTACCGGGGTGAGACGACTTGCCTCCCATAAAGCAGAAGTGTCTTAGCCACGATGAGTAAAACATGACATGAAGTTAATGGTTTGTAAGGTAGTAACTTTTCCAAAGTGTGGTGGAACAGTTGAAATTTCATCTTTATACCTCTGTCTTTGCGAGACTCATTGCCATCaggtttaaatattttgagCCTGCCAGGGCAACTGAGCGAAGGAATTGTTTCCTGAGAATGTCGCACTGGAGACGAGGCAGCATGTGCTGTGTCTGACTCCAAAGCACACGTGTACTGAAAAGGCAGCTGGCAGGCAAGATCAAACAGGGAACTGCTGAAGGGTTTCCTCAACTGAGACACCGATCTGGGGCTCCTCTACCCAGAGACCAGTTGTTGTGAAACTTAATTTTATCTTTCTCCCACTGTCAAATACCATTGGAATGGGACAAAGGATGTAGAAATTACTGGGAAGGAGaagaatttgcaaaaaaaaagagaaacaaagagcGTAAGTGCAGATACTGTGtccaaagaaaagctttttaaaatgaagttacaaAGGAGACACAGATTTGCTCTCAATTCGGCGAGCTGATGTCAGATTAAGCTACAGAATGGGTCTAACAGAGCACAAAACTGGGTGAATTGGTAccacattcattttatttctacGCAAGAGGTAAGACTACACTTTCCTATACACTTAACAGTCTCAAAGCTCACACATTGAGCTTAATGAAGGAGACAGAGCTGCAGGGGCACTTGGCCTGAGACTCTGGGAAGGAATATAGCAAGTTTGGGATCTCTCCTGAAACAAGGTGCTTGAAAGACCTGAGCTGTGCATTACTGTCAAATTTAGGAtacaggagggaggagggattGCAGGTGTAGTATTGGGCAAAATTCTGGTCTTGGTAAGGTATCGGAGACGTGCCAGGAGTGCCTGGGGTAATACAGAGCTGGGCTGAAGGAAGGCTTAAAGTCATTGCGAGGAGGTGAAAGTGAAGGTAGGTACTGACAGCGGCTTGCAGAGCACACGGAGCAACTGTGTCTTCTCTTTTATGATAAGCTCAAACACTGCACAGTGCACACCTGTACAAATGAGACACTGCGAGATGATTAACTATGTTTGCACAGGGCCCCGCCTGGACTCACATGTCCGGAGGGAGAGCGTTTTCCTAACGCAGCTAggctctctgctgctctgtccccctccctcccacctgGAGATGAAGACAGCCGACCGCCTCTTCTGCTGTACCTTCAGCTGCTGCCAGTATCGCTTCCCCCCCAACACAGTACAGACAGGGCAAAGGCAGCCTGCTCCCTTGATCCTGCTAATGGCTGGGTAGGTACTGCCCTGCTGTCTGAGAAGGGGCTggagaggacagaaaaggagatggggatgggaggAAGGCTCATGGAAGGGTCCATAAGTGGGCACTTCTCCAGCTGTTCAAGCTCCTCAAAgtggcagcagctggaaaggCTACAACATTTTCCTTCGCTGCTGCACTCTCCCCAAACCTTGCTCAAAGGGCACAAGCCACAGGAGCCTGTCTGGCTGCCGCCTTGTTTGTTTATTGACAAGTACGGACTCAAGGGctgcagaaaaaggaggaagaagatgtGAAGGCGAACAGACCCCCCCTGCCAATAACCAGGAACTGATGAAAACTCTGAGTAGGAAGGTAGTTCAAAACACTTATACAAGGAGAAGAATGCCATCTAACTGGATCTTCAAAGCAGAATTACATTGCTACATCCCCTACAGCTATCTAAAGGGAATGAAGAGACTATAGGGCTCATGAAGATAAGAGTGAGTGTCAATACGTTTTATGTTCTTTAGCTGTAGAGATTAATTCCTTGATTAAAGTAAAGATCATGGTTAAGATTCAGGAATCTGAACCTTAGGGAACTATGATTATCGCTGAATGCTCTAGGGCTTGCAGATTTAGGACATCAATGGTTCTTACATGGGGGCCATACTTTACATTATCTTTCTCTGTAGGCATGGTATTCTGGATATAATTATGCTGATTCTACAGCTAAAGCCAGGATTGGGAGTTCAAAGTCTGAAGGACCTGGATTATTGCAGGACGTTGTAAGGACTGCAGTTAAGAAGAAAGCTTGTGTCAGTTGGAGTCAGTGCTTTTTAAGCTACAATAGAAACGAGCAACGGGTTCCAAGTGGAGAACCTGTCAGGGTTCAGTTTACAGTAGACTTGGGGATGTCAGGAACCAAGCTTACCACTGGAAGCTGCCTTCATTGCAGGGTTCTGCAGGGCCTGACAAGGTGGGGGTCAAAATGGTCTCTCTTTTTCTCGAAAGTATGAGCCATTTGTTCCTACTAAGATGAAGGTTAGAATGAGGAGTAGGGTCAGCTGTAGGGTTTGGAACTGTAGATCTTGAAGAACACAAATTGCTGCTCGCAATATTTGAACATACCTTATTTTCTGTTCTACTATAGGGCAGGCATGGGTATGACCAATGTGCATGAAGATCCATATTATTTACCACATGCTGCTGCCCAAGAACGTTAGGAGACTGAGGTCCATAGGTGTTCATAACAAGGTAACAGAGTTAGGTTAGGAATCCAAATATTGAGGAACATGTATTGTTACCGGATGCTGCACAGCCCTCAGTATTAGAAACAGGGCTGATGTCAATAAGGGACAGTTAtttatggtgggttttttgttgtagACATGAGTCTTACAGTTGTAATTAAGGTACGAATAGGGATAGACTTTGGAAATCTAAAGCCTAAAGAACTGAGTTGTTACTGAAGTTGCAAGAGCTGCAGCACACTGGTATCAACAATGATCAATTCTGTCTTTCTATTCAGTGTGTGGGTTCTCTGTTCAGGAGTATGGCTATGGGATGAACTGCTTTTTTGCAAGGCCTGCAGAGCTAGGAAGGGTACTGATGTCAACAGTCACAAATATCTTTAATGTTCTGTTATAGGAATATGACCTTAGTTTTATCTCCAGATACTGTAAGGGTGAGAGAGAAGATGGGGTTTAGAATTTGGGAGTCAAAGAAGCAGACTGAGTTTGCTGCTGGATATACAGACATAAGAAAAGGGCTGGTGGTGTTAGGGGCCTAcacccttttttctctttttacactctgcttctgctgtgggGATGAATTCATGGGATACAAGAAAAGGCTGGTGGCTAGTTGGGAACTGAATGTTTGAGAAGCTGTGTTTATGGTCTGTTTTGATGAAGTTTTGGGGCTTCATTATAGGTACAGGTATTGTTAAGGTAAAGTTTCAGAATCGGTTGTGTTCTGAGACAGATTTATTAACAAAGCTGAACTTCCCATTGAATGAGGATGAGCACTAGCACTAACGCATGCTAACATCTTACGTTCCACTGCAGGACTAGTTCCCTTCATAGAGCTACTGTTAGGGTCCATGTAAGCAAGGATATTGTCCGCACTAGTGCTGGAGGTAAGATTAGGAAGGACTACATCTGTGTCACTCAATGAAATAGAGTCACGGGCCTCTCCCATGCCAAGTGGCGCAGACTTGCCCTGTCCACACTACATTGTACTTAACAGGTCCCCTGAGGGGTCCATGGTGGCCTTTGAGAGTACTGTTTTTTCTAGAGGCACTGAATCAAAAATTGTGATGTAGTGCCTGTAATAATGCAAGGGCTGTGTTGCAGCCCATCAAACTGGTATTTTCATACCCTGAGGGCTAAGATGGTCCAATGCATGTCCTAGACTGTAACATCAGGAGTGGTTGTATATTGAAGTGTTTGAGGATGCAAAACCTGTTACAATAAAGCTGGAGGACTATGGAGGGAGACAAACTGGTGTAGTTTTGTCCATTCTGCCTAGGGGGAATAATTCTTTGTTCTGTTGAATATTGCTGGGAACGTGGACCTAAGAAGAGCTCTGCTCTTTCAGGTGCCGGTGCCGTATGTTCTTTTCTACAGCAGGCTCAAACATGTCCTTGGCCCTAAGGTTAGCATCTGAGAATCCGAAGTTTCCAAAGTCCAATATATTTTCTGGATGGTCTGGGGCTTCAGGGTAAATAAGAGATCTGATAGCAATATTCACTAGTGCCCTTTATGCTTCTGAGGGCATCATTGGATCCCCTTGGTATAACTATAACTGCATTTAATACCGGGGTGAAAGTTGCTGTTATGTTTTGGAAACTGAAAGGTTCCAGAGTGCAGCTGGACACTGCATAGTCCACGGTGTCAGCGAGGCTGATGACTGCAGTGGACGGTGCCTCCCTTCTACTGCGAGTAGAGATGGGTCCCCTCAACACAGTTAGGTAAGGGTGTGGCTTGGTAATCTAAGGTTTCCAGAGCCCAATTTCAGCTGGAACACAGTAGGGTCTGCAAAGGTTAGAAAATGGATGGTGGGAAGAGCaacaaacaccttttttttttctttgttttcactgcAGTAACAGTTTAGGTGGTGTAAGTAAGGTTAGTTTGAGAGCTGACATTAAAGTTTGTCTTTGGGACCCTAAATCTTGAGAATACCAGCgtatttctgaattttggaGAGCCTGCAGAATTATGAAGAGACCCGATGTCAATATGGTCCAATCCTACACAAAAGGAGCATGTTACAATGCAGGAGAAAAGACcctacagttttattttgcagcatACTGGGGCATCTGCTAGAATCCTGCACATCCACCCTAGCTGGGATTACAAAACCCCATTAATTTTTATCCTCCTGCAAAGAAAGGACAGAACTTAACTGCAGCAGCCATATTAAATGAATATAGCAACTAACTTCAGTGCATTGAAAGAGTCAATGGgttattttactttcctttttatatcAATGCTGTAAATATATGCATACTGAAGGAATGCAACAAGTACTGTTGCAGTAAGAAAGGGGCAGAACATAACATTTTCACTGTGAGAGTTGGTTTTGTATAAACACTAACCTTAGTGACAATCTTGTGGAACAGCATATTGTGACTGATTCCTAGCAGTGACTTTCAAATGCAGGGCAGGTTCTGCTGTTCTCCTGTGCAGCCACATACACACGCCGGCAGCACCGCAGCACCCTCCCACGTGCACCGTCTCTTGCGGAGCTTTCCAACCTGCCTGTCCCCTTTCAGTAGACCCAGCTTTCAGTGCAGTGTCAAGAAGGACAAATCTCTTAACGTTGTAAGATTCTTTGAAACaggctgaactgaaaaaaaacgCACTGATTTGATGCAAGTTTGGAATTATGTGAGCTAAGAGGTCAGATCTACGGTAATCAAAATAATATAAACAAGTAGTACCGTGGTAAATGTTTTGTGTAAGCCTATAACCAGAATGGAAGCTATAAATGTCAACCAGTAATGTTTTGTGTAAAGGACTTTTAATATTTACCCTTATTTCTCCATAAATTCCCTTTTTCCCAGGCACTTTGCTGGGACACAAGATACAGAGAGATGCTGGTGTTCTCTTTCTCCATAGATACAAATGAGTAGCATAGCAGTAGGTTATACTCACTGGGAGAAACTTGACCTTGTATCTGTTGCTATCTTTGGCCCAGCAGAGCCCAATGCCCTGGTTCTAGGCATCTTAGAAAATTACTTGTTAGTAATTTCTTAAGTTCTGCCTCTTTCTTACTGCAACAGTACTTGTTGCATTCCTTCAGTATGCATATATTTACAGCATTgatataaaaaggaaagtaaaataacCCATTGACTCTTTCAATGCACTGAAGTTAGTTGCTATATTCATTTAATACGGCTGCTGCTTACTTGTTAGGAGGGAATGTAAAGGCCATCTTTTCTTACTGGAAGTTACTGGTTTATTCCAtaggagagatttttttcctgatgacaTCAGTTAGTACGACAGACAGTTTAAAGTGCTTTCAAGTGTGTGTGCGTTGCAGGCTTCCTTGTCCAAAACCCTTTGGGTCTGAAGAGAGCAACCTACAGAGTAATGTAAGTGCAcaccctgggctcctctccctctgTAACCTGCCTTCACCGATTTCCATACGTCTTATCTTTATGGGCTATCCAGGGAAGCTGCAAGTAGCTGACGCTGATctgcaaaagaagaggaggctgaaatACCACTGCTTGCACGAACTGCATATGATCATAGGCATCCTTGAGGAACCGAATGTGTAGCTGATCAAAGGGGTGTTAGGAATGAAAACAATATTACATGGATAGTTCTCCAAAGAACAAGTCACCATTTTTAACACACAGCGTGGCACAagcaaatcttttttcttcctttctggatgaattaaaaaaaaggtacagGCATTTGTACGGCCGTGTATCATCACACAGAAATTCAAAGTCCCACTTCTAAGCCCGTTCAAGCGTAAATATTAGACGGCACCGTATCTCTTAGCGTGTCAGCTAcgatcatttttttttttaaaggtgggcaaggaaagacaattctgttttcttcaaggCTACAAAATACCGACGCGCATCCATCGTGTGGACAAACAAAACGCGTTCCTGTGTCAGCCACGCACGCCGACAACACCGCACCCACCCTCGCCAGCCCTGGATCTCGTTACACGCTCACGGTGCTGCCTCACCTGCACCccggctccctcctcctcctcctccctgtctcTTCACCCCCGCCGGTGCGGACACCGACCTTCCCCCGCCCCGCAACCCCCTCCCTGCCGCCCCGAGGCCCCGGCGCTGCgcagcggggccgcccccccgcctccctcgGCAGCCGGGCAGGTGAGCGGgagccgccccggccccggggccggccgggccgccgccccgcctacgggggggagccgcgggggcTGGCCGCCACCTGCCGCCGCGCCGCAcagccgcccggccgccgctccccgccggcctcgtccctccttccctgccgcGGCGATGGGGCCGTAGGGGCGTGCGGAGGGAGGAGCGGCCGCGCTTCCCGCTGGGAGAAGGAGAGCGCTCCCGCAGCGGGCGGGCGCCCGCAGGTCAGCGTCGCCCCCCGTACCTGTTGcgccgggagccggcgggggagcggcggcccgTCGCAGGAGCCCCGGGAGGTAACGcgggctcccggccccggcccgcgggcaggcagcagccgcaGGGTACCGGGCCTCGGGGTccactgctggggctgggggggtggcgAGTGCCGGGAGCGGCTGAGCTCCGGGGCTTTATTTTAACTCTGTCAGCCGCGCAGGGGAAGGCGGGGCGGCCCTGCAGAGCCCGTCAGCGGGGCCCGGCCAGCGGCAAAGCGCAAAATCCCCCCCCGCGCGCACCCGTGCGAGACCCGCCGCTCCCTGCTCGGCAGCTCCCGGGGTGAAGGGCGGACCTCCCCCAGAAGCGCTGCCCGCCTTGCGgggccgcccgcctcccccgtgctggggaagagggggTCCCCGCCGCCCTCGGCTGCTCCCGGCGCCGGCCCGAGCGGCGgaggggccccggcgggcggggTGGCGGCGTGCCCGGCTGCCAGCCCGCCCTCGCTCTCTCTCCCCCGCCGCAGGAGCCCGAGATGGCGGACAGCGCCGCGgccaccgccgccccccgcgccggcgTGAAGGGCAGCTCGGCGGCGCCTTGGTGGAAGTCGCTGACCAGCAAGAAGAAGCACAAGGaagcggcggccgccccgccgccccccgccgccgccagcgaggcccccgccgcccccgccagccccggcggCATGGAGGAGCAGCCCCCCGCCTTCAGCAGCGGCGaggccgcgggggcgggcggcggcaaCCGCCGGAGCCTCCGCGTCTCCCACTCGGGCCGCTTCAAGGAGAGGCGGAAGGTGCGCACCTCCCTGCTGACCGACAGCCCCGAGGTCTTCGACGGCGGCGGTGCCCCGGGCCCTGCCGCCCAGGGGGGCGAGTAGCCCGGGAGAGCTTCGACCCCGGAGCCGCCACTGGACGTGCGGCCGGGGCACCTGCAAGGACAGGCGGCCGGGGCACCGGCAAGGACAGGCGGCCGGAGCCTGCGGCTGCCCCGCGGCCGGGGTCGGCCTCGCTTGACCCCACGGGCGACATGGAGGTGCGTGGCAGCGGCCTCCCCAGCCTTGACCGGACACCGCGGGGAGCCTGGCACCTCCGCCCGACGGGCGGATCGCGTGCTGCGTTACGTGAACGCCGCCAAGCCCGAACCCGCCAGGTGACGGGACGATGCGATTGTCTTGACAAAATAACACCAATGAACGCCCCGCTCCCTGCGGCGCGGTGAGCGGACTCAAAGGTGCTATCCCAGGGCTGACGCTGGGCTCTCTGTACCTTCCCCCAGCCCTTGCCAGGGGCCAACGCGCTGACTTCTCAGGCCTGCGACCCAGCTCCTCTCGGCGCCCTGGCCGAGGAGGTGCTTTGCTGCTCTCCTCTCACCCGCTGCCTTACCGACGGAAGGGGGGAACAAAGTGCTCTTATCTAATTTCAGGGCCGAGAACCTCCGGCGGTGCCGTGTGTGCTGCTGCCCGGCCGTTAGCAGGCATGCCGTGAACCCGTCCTCCTGCCCCTGCGGGGGTCGAAAGAGAGGTCTGGTGAGGGGCAGGCGCTTGCATTCGCCTGTGCCCCACATCACGTCGcatttaaatatgcaaaagGCAGGACCGTGctggttttctcccttttcttacTGTGTAATGATAAGTAGGTGTTTCAGAGGCTGGTCTCCCGTAGTTCTGTTACAGAGGGAGGCCAGTTGCTGTCTAGCAATTCACGCTCTTTACCCCCGGAACACATGATTTTTGCATAACTGGCGATAACTGGCATAATGAAGCTCCGATGAAGAAATTGTGtgataaaatgtaaataccCTTTTGGGAGAGGAGACCAGCCCTGGAGAGCACAGGCAGGATTGTAGTCCTAATGTGGAAATAGGCTTGGGCACCACTGGAAATGTTCTTTACTGTTTACCATGTCCAAGGCTTGTGAAGCAAGGTTAAAGATTCCCAGGATTTCTTTTGATAGCAAGATAATGTGCTTTAACTCGGGCAGCTGTCTGCTCCCTCTAACAGCTCCTGGATTTTTGGACAAAATAAACTATAAGCCAGATTTATACTGGTGGTGTGCCTTACAGAGCAAGCTCAGCTAAAAACACTCAGCAATTACACATTTCTTGATAGTAGGTGATGTAGCAAcaactgatttatttattttaaatgcatttgcaatATACTTTATATTGTTAAAATGGTTTTAGACTTTTTCTGAATGTGAGATAAGATATTACATAGTGGCAGggactgaaaattatttcctagcAGTCAGGTATTAGGCAGTTACGATTTTGTTTGGTTGTAACTAATGATTTAAggtcaattaaaaataaaaagtgaccTGAAAGGAAACAAGAGCTGAGACCTGAGTTCCAGGTGAAAATATGGATTAAACTGGTTACTGACCATCATTGAAATAATGCGGCAGATGCTGGACAAGTGCCCCACGGTTCAATGTGTGTAAAAATATGTAATGAACTTTGAAAGCTCCTGTGCGATAAACTCAGACAGCATAGCTGGCTTAGGTACTTACCGGTCCTTCGCTCGGCTGCTCCTTCAGACTCTGAAACCCAAGGACAAAGGGACTGTAGCATCAAGCCTGTTTctataaaagcttttttccacCCAGTGTGCAGACTaggcttttttaatttcatttagtAAAACTAAACGGTACTGATTTTGGACTGCCTTTTTATGTTCCTGACTACACGCTGACCAAGCAAAGAGCTGGGGGATTGTGGGGGAAGCTCTTCAAAGTTTCTCCTCGGAGATGGTTTTCTTATGTGGAGCCTCTTCAGTCAAGGGGCATCCAAAATCCTTTTGTTGAGAAGAAGCAATTGGAGCAAACCCAGCCTCAGACAAAGGAGtgtgagagagaaggaggaaaagtttAAAAGCTGGGAATGGAGAGACGGATGAGGAAGAACGGTACTTCAGCTACAGCtagcccggggcagggggaagggaggtAGAAGGGGAGGCTTTGCTGCCAGGGTTGTCATACTACCTTGGGAAGGTAACATGTTCGTGTTTATTACAGGCAAAGAAAATCCGTCTGTGTTTATGTATTCTAGGGCCCAAAGAacctttttttgtatgtgtgtgtccaAAATGGAAGAACAAACA
This sequence is a window from Pelecanus crispus isolate bPelCri1 chromosome 2, bPelCri1.pri, whole genome shotgun sequence. Protein-coding genes within it:
- the PRR15 gene encoding proline-rich protein 15 — encoded protein: MADSAAATAAPRAGVKGSSAAPWWKSLTSKKKHKEAAAAPPPPAAASEAPAAPASPGGMEEQPPAFSSGEAAGAGGGNRRSLRVSHSGRFKERRKVRTSLLTDSPEVFDGGGAPGPAAQGGE